The sequence below is a genomic window from Syntrophales bacterium.
ACACAGGGGTGATTTCCTGGTACGATAAAGCCATGCAAATCCATGGCCTCAATTTCCCGGAATCTTTAATTGCATACATTGGGGAAACAGTCGATGCAGAGCCAACAATTTCGCGTCGTGAATTGTCCCAGCGGGTCTGCCAACGTCAGAATTGGCGATCTCCTAATGGCAAGTTGAAAGAGATGAGTTGCCGAAAGGCCTTGTCTGAACTCGACAAGCGTGATGTCATTCACTTGCCAGTGTCATCCGAAACGTACTCGTTTAATCAACCCGCTGAACCTGTGCTTTGTGTTGACGTTCCTGAAATATCTTGCTCATTGGCTGAGTTAGGCTCTATTTCTATTCAGCCTATTATGAGCAGGTATTGTCATGAATCCAAAGTTTGGCGATCGCTTGTTGAAACTCACCATTATTTGGGGGCTCAATCTCTTTGTGGTGCTCAAATACGCTATCTCATCGTGAGTTCATCGTTTGGACCAATTGGAGCCCTGGCCTTTACTTCTGCTTCCTGGGCATTAGCAGCCCGTGATACATATATTGGCTGGACAGAGCTTGCAAGACGTACCAATTTGGACAAGGTACTATGTAATGCTCGTTTCTTAATCATACCATCGGTAAAGGTGCCCAATTTGGCATCACATGCTCTATCTTTGGCGTTAGATCGCTTGCCGAACGATTGGGAAGAACGATATGCCATACGTCCAGTCCTAGTAGAAACATTCGTCGATCCAACTCGATTTGACGGCACTTGTTACAAGGCTGCAAACTGGACTCTGGTCGGCGATAGTTCTGGACGCCGTGATGGTATTCCAAAACGAATCTTCCTACGACCACTATGTGCCGACTGGCAGGATATTCTTTATGATGCTGTCGAACCCAAACTTGGAACAGTGCCCCGTGTCGAAACACCAACAAGTTGGGCCGAGGAAGAGTTCGGATCCGCTCGTCTCTTCGATCCACGGCTAAAGCGAAGACTTTACACCATCGCAGAGGATTTTTACAATAACTGCGAGAAGAGTATACCAGAAGCCTGTGGTTCTAACGCAAAAACTATCGGTGCATATCGATTCTTTCAGAATGAGGCGGTATCTATGGATGTACTCTTAACAGCACACACAGAAGCAACAATCGAGCGGATCAAGGAACACTCGATCGTATTAGCGCCACAAGACACCACAACATTGGATTACAATACACACCCGATGACGGAAGGATTGGGTCCCACAAGTGGTGAGCAAAGTGGTGGTCTGGGTCTTATCATGCATGATACGCTGGCCTTTACCGACAACGGGACTCCCCTTGGTGTGCTCGACGCCCAATGCTGGGCTCGTGATCCAGAGAATACACAGAAGAGCAAGAAGCGAAAATCTCTGCCGATCGAGCAAAAAGAGAGTATAAAATGGCTGAGTAGTTTCCGAAAAGTAGCCGAAATACAGAAACTGTGTCCTGATACGATGCTGGTCAGCATGGGAGATCGGGAATCTGATATTTATGAACTACTACAGGAGGCAACCAAGGATCCGGAAGGCCCAAAGCTTCTGATACGAGCCGAAAAAAGTCGCAATCGAAAGGTGGAGCAAAAACACCTGTGGGATCACATGATCCGTTGCGATGTAGAAGGGATGCTTAAAATACATATACCGCGTCGTGGGTCGACGAAAGCACGAGATGCTTTGGTCGAGTTGCGCTTTGCGGAAGTAGAGTTGACTCCTCCTAAACACTTAGCAACACAGCTGCCAATCACTGTTTGGGCTGTGTACCTGCGCGAGAATCCCGATACGCAAGACGACACCGACAAGATTAATCCCATAGAATGGATGCTTCTTACAACAGTTCCAGTACACACTCTGGATGACGCAAAGACGAGAGCGGAATGGTATTCCGGGCGTTGGGGCATTGAAGTATATCATCGAACGCTTAAAAGCGGTTGTCGTATTCGTGATCGCCAGCTTGAAACAGCTGATCGCCTTGAAGCATGTATTGGAATTGATATGGTCGTCGCTTGGAGAATCTATCACTTAACAATGCTAGGCAGGGAAACTCCGGAGGTACCCTGTACAGTATTCTTCAGCGATGTAGAATGGAAGGCACTCTGCTGCTATACTACAAAAGAATCTAAACCACCGGAGACACCACCGACTCTAGAGGAAGCCATACGTATGGTTGGACAAATGGGCGGGCATTTAGGTCGGAAACGCGATGGGGCGCCAGGAACCCAGGTGTTATGGCGCGGGCTGCAACGTTTAAGCACAGCTGCAGAAATGTATGCAATTTTCACAGAACCGAGAAATTCCTCGCCGTAATCTCTAATCTGTGGTCCGCGGTGTCAAGTGTGTGTAAAGATCAGCCTCTACAGGGAGGGAGGCCGCAGGTACTGGGTCTCCTCGTCCATCCTTGTCGCCCTGCTGATCCTCTCCCACAACATGCAGGCATACCTTCTCGCTGTTGCCATAGCCCTTTTCTTCTTGGTGTGGGGGTGCAGCCCCCTGATATCTCGGAAAAATCTATCGCTTATTGCAGAATCCGCCCTGGTGGGTTTGGCCCTGACCGCTTTCTGGTCCATACCGGGAGCGACCCAGTGGGAAACACCGGGCGTTCCCTGGCTGCCCCCGGAAATCATGGAGCTGAAATCTCTATCCCTGGGACAGCTGCTATCTCCCCATTCTGCCCATGCCGCCTTATTCCTGCTGGCTTTTTTGGGGGCATTCCTCTGGTTCACCAGGACGAAAGACCGATTTGCCTGGCTCGGCCTTGCTATCTCCTTCGTTTTTACGGCTTCTTTGGCTCTGGGGCCGGGCAACCCGATCTATCAGCTGTTGCCCCTAGGTGACAGGTTGATACCCTATCGTTTTCTTGATGCTGCAGCTCTTCCTGCCGCAATCTTGGCCGGATTTCTCGTGCAAAGCATCTCCCGTGTTGTTTCCAGGGGTGTGGAGATGCCTAGCCTGTCAGCATGGTTTGGGTTCCCCGTTGCAGTAGTGTTCGTGCTTTTCATCATCCTGACCTCTACCTACCTTCCAATATTTTCACCCCACGAATATCGTGAAATACAGCAATATATTAATGAAGTGCCTTCTGCGTCATCCCATCCGTTCCAGAAAGGCCGCCTAGCCACCGCGCTGCCGCTTGTAAATGGTGAACAGGCCTTTTTTCCTGTCAGGGATGGTTTCAACATGCTGCACGGCTGGAATGTTGAGGGCACCGTCCACCGATACACCCTGATCAATCACAATACAGCTTACTCTGAGAACTTCTTGAATTATATCCTTCGGAACTGGCATCTCTGGAATGTGCGGTCAGCCCTTCTTGATGAAAGGGAAGAGTACCTGCGAAAAATGTCCGCTTACCTCCTTGAGCAGGGGTGGGAGCGCGGATTTGAAAGTGACGGCTTTTCCGTTCTGGTTTCTAACCGTCCTTCATCCTACCTGATGGAGCTAAACTCCGACGTGCTCGTGATCGGAAGAAGTAGCTTTCACGTGGTGCGACTCTTCCCCTGGGTAACGGAGGGGCGCCTTGCAAATCCGCTGGACTATCCGGAGGAGTATATCAACCTTTTCAAGGTTATCTATCTCTACGATTTTCCAAAGCTTAATATAGCCGCTCTGGAAAAGCAGATCGAGGAGTGGACACAACGTGGAAAAACAGTGATTGTTGATCTGTCCTGGTCCGCACAGGTTCCCGAATTACTGGGGGTCAGGCACTTCAGTAAAAGCGTCAGCGGGGAGATAACCCTTGACGCTGCAGAAAAAGGATTTCCTTATTACGACAGCGAAGTAAAGATAAACTTAAAAGAAGGAAGCGGGGCGATTTACACAGGGCTGGACGAGGTCTTATTAACTTATACTGAGGGGCCGGGCGCTTTCACTTTTGCAGTAATCGGGGCAAAACAGCTGCCTGGAGGAAAAGCTTACTTTATCGGCCTGCATGTGCCGAGGCTTATTGTCCCCGAGCATAGGGATGAAGCACAGCAGCTGCTGGAAACGATTCTTGACTTCGGGAAACCTCGCAAAAATGACGTGCCGGAACCTTTCGAAACCATCCAGCACTCCTGGAGTAACCACGGCTTAACATTTGAATACGAATCCGCCGAAGAAGAGGCGGTGGTCATATCGGTCACCCATACTCCCAGGTGGCATGTTTATCTTAATGGTGAACCCATCACCGCATACAGGCATGAGAACCTGGTCCTGTTAATTTTACCGCCTGGCAGGCACACCGTCAGTATGAGATACGGTTCGAGCAGCGCTGTATACACAGGTTGGCTTATCACCGCCCTGGCTGCAGGATGGCTGGTGTGGCGGGGCAAACACCTGGCAAAAAGGCAGAAGGAAGAGCTTTAATGAAAATGAAGCTGGATACTATCATTTCTCCAGCGGTTCTCTTGAAGAAGTGGGCACTTTCAAAACACATCTGACATGGTAACAACTTCAACGTTCGTCGTTGCCAGGTAATCAATAATGTCCTTGAAGGTTGAGGGAGTTACCTTCGTATCATAATCAGCCGGTTCTTCAATCCTGTGGAAAAGCATGATTAGCCATTCATCATTTTCCTCTGCCTGCTCAACCCAGCTCTTGACCGTCTCGAGGTCGTGGTGTTGATAACATTCAATATTTTTAGCCTGAACGGATCGTTAGGAGGTATGTTTTCCATTCCTTCAATGATTATGCGGTTTGAGGTGTGATGTTCTTTTATAAGACTGAGCACGAAATCGTCAACTTCTCCGCCCGGAGAAGCAAAATGCTGCGCCCCGGCAGTAAAGCCATTTTCAACCAGCCACCGCTTGCTGCCTTTTATTTCCTCTTCTATGAGCTCTGGTGACAGATTATCGCTCAAAAAATAAGGATGTGTTTTGGAGTGGCTGCATATGTCCCAGCCCGCGTTTTGCAATATTTTTAGATGTCCAAGGGACATACGTTCCGGTTCGACAACCAGATCGGTGATAATGTAGGCAACCCCCCGGAAATCATACCTGTCCATGACGGGTTTCGCCTCTGTAAAAACGCTTAACCAGCCATCGTCAAAAGCCAGTGTAATCTTGCCGGATGTATCCGGGGGCGGCAATACGGGTGGTTCGGGACTTTCTTGCGGTGCGTCTGCTTTATTTTCGCTCTTTGGGTAATCTACAAAGAAGCTGTCCGGCGCCGAAAAAAAATCTTTGATAATCGGAAAGCTCTCCTTCTGCCTGCTCTTGTAATACGGTTCTTCCCAGAATTCCCAGGTATAAAACGGTAGATTTAAAGAAAAGCCGCTTCCGGCAGGATTTCGCGGAAGGTAGTCCAGGGGTGCCCCGTGCAGTTCACCAGGGACAATGCTGTCTATATCCCGGCAGGAAAATCCTTTTTCCCCGACAGCGTCAAAGGAAAAAGAAAGAGCGCAGATAGATACCCCGGGAATCGTTGTAGTTTGCAGCGTATCGCGAAGGGGGCTTTCCCCGTACTTCCGGGGATCATCAATAACCTGGCGGGTAGACGGGTCTGAAAAACCGATCAGCGCCCAGGGCAGGCGCAGTTCTAACCTCCCCGAGTCTTCGTTCATGTAATACAAGGCCAGGGAATTATAATTTTCCCTTTCAGGGTAAAAGTTGCCCCGCGTCAGGATACTCTCGTTGCTGTAAATGGCCGGGAAATAAGTGCCGTCTTCAGATATGCGCTCCCTGTTGACCAGGGGGCGGATGGTTTCCCATTTTTCATCGTTTTTACCTGCCATGTTTTCGCTTTGCGGAGAAGAATAGCTGTGCGTAGACCTGTTATATGACGAGGTAACCAGTAAACACGCATCCTCGTTTTCCGTTATAACAATAACAAATTCCAGGCCATGGGGGGAAAGTTCTTTTTCAAGGGGCAGGCTACGGGTTCCTCGATCAGGGCCCTTGGTATCCAGCCCTATGAGCAGGCCGGTGCCCGGCGGCAGAAAGAACCGGCTGGTAACTTCACCGCTGCCCGGCCCTGCTTTTTCGCCTGCATCCAGCTCAAGCCCGAGGTAAAGATAGGTTTCATTGTGGTCCACCCAGAGGCTTGTTAATGCCGGCACTTCCTGCTCTTTTCCCGGCAGGCCGGCATTTTCTGCTGTATTTTCAGGGACGCCATCCTGGATATGTAAGGGGCCTGTCCCAACAAAAGGCATTTTAGCTGATTCCATGGCCACAAGCCCATAATTTTGCTCCGGGCAGAGGGCGTTGTGCCAGAAGACGTTTCGCTCGAAAAGTACCATGTACGGCTCAGTAATCCATGTTTTTTTTGCCCATTCGTCCATCAGCTCGAATATTACACCTCCCGCATACCCTTCCCTGAGGATGGTTTTGAACATGCGCACGATCATTTCTCCCTGCTGCTGTTCGGATACGCCGCCGTGATCAAGCCCGTGTGGATGGACATGCGCTGTCGCCACGCCGGTGGCCATGCCGAACTCTGCAACCAGCGCCGGATAGGGAGGGTGAACGGCCATAAATTCCCGCAGGTAACCTCCGTAACGTAGGATACCTTCTTCATCAAGATAATTATCGTATTCCGGTTCATTGTTCATGAAGTCAGGGTAATTGGGGTAAATATGGTAGGAACCGAAAAAACCGGTCAGGTTGTCAGGGCCGATTTGAAAATGAGCAGGGTTTATCTCGGCCATGTCGTTATAGGGCATGCTGGCCGGTTCCCACTCCGTCGGGTGTTCAAGCGGGTCAAGGGTCGGCCAGCTGACGAAAGAAACCGGCTGCTGCCATCCGTAAACTTCCTGCGCATACTCCATGGCATAATCGCACATCAAAGCGAGCCAAATTTCGGTAGCGTTGGAATCGGCTGCGGCCTGGACAAAACGGCCTTCATATAAATTGATATCTTCATTAACAGCGTTGGTGTGCAGCACTTCTTCCGGTTCCAATTCCCGGCCTATGAGCAGGCCCAGGAGGTAGGGCGAGATATCAGCCTGAAAAGAACCGAAAGCCCTGCTCCTTCGCGCCCGTATTTCTGCTGAGCCGTGCAGCGCGTCAATTACATGGCGGATCTCCTGCTTGTACTCCTCCATGTAATCGGG
It includes:
- a CDS encoding IS4 family transposase; this translates as TGVISWYDKAMQIHGLNFPESLIAYIGETVDAEPTISRRELSQRVCQRQNWRSPNGKLKEMSCRKALSELDKRDVIHLPVSSETYSFNQPAEPVLCVDVPEISCSLAELGSISIQPIMSRYCHESKVWRSLVETHHYLGAQSLCGAQIRYLIVSSSFGPIGALAFTSASWALAARDTYIGWTELARRTNLDKVLCNARFLIIPSVKVPNLASHALSLALDRLPNDWEERYAIRPVLVETFVDPTRFDGTCYKAANWTLVGDSSGRRDGIPKRIFLRPLCADWQDILYDAVEPKLGTVPRVETPTSWAEEEFGSARLFDPRLKRRLYTIAEDFYNNCEKSIPEACGSNAKTIGAYRFFQNEAVSMDVLLTAHTEATIERIKEHSIVLAPQDTTTLDYNTHPMTEGLGPTSGEQSGGLGLIMHDTLAFTDNGTPLGVLDAQCWARDPENTQKSKKRKSLPIEQKESIKWLSSFRKVAEIQKLCPDTMLVSMGDRESDIYELLQEATKDPEGPKLLIRAEKSRNRKVEQKHLWDHMIRCDVEGMLKIHIPRRGSTKARDALVELRFAEVELTPPKHLATQLPITVWAVYLRENPDTQDDTDKINPIEWMLLTTVPVHTLDDAKTRAEWYSGRWGIEVYHRTLKSGCRIRDRQLETADRLEACIGIDMVVAWRIYHLTMLGRETPEVPCTVFFSDVEWKALCCYTTKESKPPETPPTLEEAIRMVGQMGGHLGRKRDGAPGTQVLWRGLQRLSTAAEMYAIFTEPRNSSP
- a CDS encoding 6-pyruvoyl-tetrahydropterin synthase-related protein — translated: MCVKISLYREGGRRYWVSSSILVALLILSHNMQAYLLAVAIALFFLVWGCSPLISRKNLSLIAESALVGLALTAFWSIPGATQWETPGVPWLPPEIMELKSLSLGQLLSPHSAHAALFLLAFLGAFLWFTRTKDRFAWLGLAISFVFTASLALGPGNPIYQLLPLGDRLIPYRFLDAAALPAAILAGFLVQSISRVVSRGVEMPSLSAWFGFPVAVVFVLFIILTSTYLPIFSPHEYREIQQYINEVPSASSHPFQKGRLATALPLVNGEQAFFPVRDGFNMLHGWNVEGTVHRYTLINHNTAYSENFLNYILRNWHLWNVRSALLDEREEYLRKMSAYLLEQGWERGFESDGFSVLVSNRPSSYLMELNSDVLVIGRSSFHVVRLFPWVTEGRLANPLDYPEEYINLFKVIYLYDFPKLNIAALEKQIEEWTQRGKTVIVDLSWSAQVPELLGVRHFSKSVSGEITLDAAEKGFPYYDSEVKINLKEGSGAIYTGLDEVLLTYTEGPGAFTFAVIGAKQLPGGKAYFIGLHVPRLIVPEHRDEAQQLLETILDFGKPRKNDVPEPFETIQHSWSNHGLTFEYESAEEEAVVISVTHTPRWHVYLNGEPITAYRHENLVLLILPPGRHTVSMRYGSSSAVYTGWLITALAAGWLVWRGKHLAKRQKEEL
- a CDS encoding polysaccharide deacetylase family protein: MNKVYPKKKRGSSHCILAYTTFFIILILFSSILSGCAERKQAQFLPEIAVIGDTRLSSRTNESFFEVYREGDWVPLIVKGVNIGTSLPGRHFTQFPMSREVYYSWLKQAAELNANVIRLYTLLDPLFYQAFKEYNRSVEPAKRLWLLQEVWPEENVPEDNYFDPDYMEEYKQEIRHVIDALHGSAEIRARRSRAFGSFQADISPYLLGLLIGRELEPEEVLHTNAVNEDINLYEGRFVQAAADSNATEIWLALMCDYAMEYAQEVYGWQQPVSFVSWPTLDPLEHPTEWEPASMPYNDMAEINPAHFQIGPDNLTGFFGSYHIYPNYPDFMNNEPEYDNYLDEEGILRYGGYLREFMAVHPPYPALVAEFGMATGVATAHVHPHGLDHGGVSEQQQGEMIVRMFKTILREGYAGGVIFELMDEWAKKTWITEPYMVLFERNVFWHNALCPEQNYGLVAMESAKMPFVGTGPLHIQDGVPENTAENAGLPGKEQEVPALTSLWVDHNETYLYLGLELDAGEKAGPGSGEVTSRFFLPPGTGLLIGLDTKGPDRGTRSLPLEKELSPHGLEFVIVITENEDACLLVTSSYNRSTHSYSSPQSENMAGKNDEKWETIRPLVNRERISEDGTYFPAIYSNESILTRGNFYPERENYNSLALYYMNEDSGRLELRLPWALIGFSDPSTRQVIDDPRKYGESPLRDTLQTTTIPGVSICALSFSFDAVGEKGFSCRDIDSIVPGELHGAPLDYLPRNPAGSGFSLNLPFYTWEFWEEPYYKSRQKESFPIIKDFFSAPDSFFVDYPKSENKADAPQESPEPPVLPPPDTSGKITLAFDDGWLSVFTEAKPVMDRYDFRGVAYIITDLVVEPERMSLGHLKILQNAGWDICSHSKTHPYFLSDNLSPELIEEEIKGSKRWLVENGFTAGAQHFASPGGEVDDFVLSLIKEHHTSNRIIIEGMENIPPNDPFRLKILNVINTTTSRRSRAGLSRQRKMMNG